Proteins encoded together in one Acholeplasma hippikon window:
- a CDS encoding ABC transporter ATP-binding protein — protein sequence MILLKHFRKYYLKYAVPLLLGIGILILVDYVSLEIPRIIKVILNGVDLGEYTTIEQVVPYLVNLSLIVLTMTIGRFLWRYLLIGTGRRVETDVREAMFNHATTLSQDFYSKEKIGGLMTYFISDINVVKEMYGFGLLMVIDGLVLGGMVLVRMFSLQFEMTAIAFIPIALMGILMFFINKKMEKQSRIRQEAQEALSDFSQESFTGITVVKAYVKEMFHALTFRKKSQELYDKTMNHTRYSIIVNIGIDVMINLVILSILGFGSYLIAVGDLSGPELTEYISYFFSLLWPVFAISWFMNVNAQAQASAKRINNFLEAKVDVKSKEDALLDVQLDGSINVTNLSFKYEDGEDYILKNMSFEIKPGEMVGILGKTGSGKSTLVELLLRVYNTRENMIKFGEYDINDISIKALRKHIGYVPQDNFLFSDTIKNNIGFAFDEPMSEEKMIEVAQLSDLHENVLGFQDQYETMLGERGTTISGGQKQRVSIARALAKDPTFLILDDSVSAVDTKTEEKIISNLRKIRKGKTTLMIAHRISTVKKLDKILLIEEGQVAGFGTHKELLKTNALYQEMVKRQELEALVGEVE from the coding sequence ATGATTTTATTAAAACATTTTAGAAAATATTATCTTAAATACGCCGTCCCCTTGTTATTAGGGATTGGAATATTAATTTTAGTTGACTATGTGTCTCTAGAAATACCAAGAATTATTAAAGTAATCTTAAACGGTGTGGATCTAGGAGAATATACAACAATTGAACAAGTAGTACCTTACTTAGTTAACCTATCTTTAATTGTCTTAACGATGACAATTGGAAGATTCTTGTGGCGTTACCTCTTAATAGGTACTGGTAGAAGAGTAGAAACTGATGTAAGAGAAGCTATGTTTAATCATGCAACAACTTTATCGCAAGACTTCTATAGTAAAGAAAAAATTGGTGGTTTAATGACATACTTTATTAGTGATATTAATGTTGTTAAAGAAATGTATGGATTTGGATTACTGATGGTCATTGATGGTTTAGTATTAGGTGGCATGGTTTTAGTTAGAATGTTCTCACTACAATTTGAAATGACAGCGATTGCGTTTATTCCAATTGCCTTAATGGGGATTTTAATGTTCTTCATTAATAAGAAGATGGAAAAACAATCAAGAATTAGACAAGAAGCTCAAGAAGCGTTAAGTGATTTTTCTCAAGAATCATTTACAGGTATTACTGTTGTTAAAGCGTATGTGAAAGAGATGTTTCATGCCTTAACATTTAGAAAGAAATCTCAAGAATTATATGATAAGACAATGAATCATACTAGATATTCAATTATTGTGAATATTGGAATTGATGTAATGATTAATTTAGTGATTTTATCAATCTTAGGATTTGGATCCTATTTAATCGCAGTAGGTGATTTAAGTGGTCCTGAATTAACAGAGTATATTTCTTATTTCTTCTCATTATTATGGCCTGTATTTGCGATTTCTTGGTTTATGAATGTAAATGCACAAGCGCAAGCATCAGCCAAAAGAATTAATAACTTCTTAGAAGCCAAAGTTGATGTGAAGTCAAAAGAGGATGCATTACTTGACGTACAATTAGATGGTTCAATTAATGTAACTAACCTATCTTTCAAATATGAAGATGGTGAAGATTATATATTAAAAAATATGAGTTTTGAGATTAAACCAGGTGAAATGGTTGGTATCTTAGGTAAAACAGGTAGTGGTAAATCAACGCTAGTTGAGTTATTACTAAGAGTTTATAATACAAGAGAAAATATGATTAAGTTTGGTGAGTATGATATTAATGATATAAGTATCAAAGCACTAAGAAAACATATTGGTTATGTACCGCAAGATAATTTCTTATTCTCAGATACAATTAAAAATAATATTGGTTTTGCATTCGATGAACCGATGAGTGAAGAAAAGATGATTGAAGTTGCTCAGCTATCTGATCTGCATGAGAATGTTTTAGGATTCCAAGATCAATATGAAACAATGCTTGGAGAACGTGGAACAACAATTTCAGGTGGACAAAAACAAAGAGTTTCAATTGCTAGAGCATTAGCAAAAGATCCGACCTTCCTTATTTTAGATGATTCAGTTTCAGCTGTTGATACAAAAACTGAAGAAAAGATCATTTCAAACTTAAGAAAAATCAGAAAAGGTAAAACAACTTTAATGATTGCTCACAGAATTTCAACAGTAAAAAAATTAGATAAGATTTTATTAATTGAAGAAGGACAAGTTGCAGGATTTGGTACACATAAAGAACTATTAAAGACAAATGCACTTTATCAAGAAATGGTTAAACGCCAAGAACTAGAAGCTTTAGTTGGGGAGGTAGAGTAA
- the pepT gene encoding peptidase T: MSRLVDRFIKYVKIDTQSDHESTTFPSTMKQKDLSNVLVNELKEMGLDAFLDKDGYVYSKLPSNIDKKVPAVGFIAHVDTSPDAPGANVNPRIIKNYDGSLIQLNEEYSMWPEKYPALKRVIGEDIIVTDGNTLLGADDKAGVAEIMEMVHRLTENPDIKHGDIYICFTPDEEIGQGADRFNYDWFKADFAYTADGSEVGGIEYENFNAAAAKLVFTGKSIHPGSAKNKLINSMHLAMEFHSMLNPLQIPANTEGYEGFNHLTDIKGIVEETVSKYIIRNHSMELFKKQQEDFKKIADYMNDKYGYEAVKLTIKEQYLNMYEIIKQNMHIIDYAVEATKRVGLNPQFEAIRGGTDGARLTWGGLPCPNLGTGAFHFHGRLEFASINQMETAVKIYTEIVKLIAE; encoded by the coding sequence ATGTCAAGATTAGTTGACCGTTTTATAAAGTATGTAAAGATTGATACACAATCAGATCACGAATCTACTACTTTCCCATCAACAATGAAACAAAAAGACTTATCTAACGTATTAGTTAATGAGTTAAAAGAAATGGGCTTAGATGCCTTTTTAGATAAAGATGGATATGTTTATTCAAAACTTCCTTCAAATATCGATAAGAAAGTTCCAGCAGTAGGATTTATTGCTCACGTGGATACATCACCAGATGCTCCAGGTGCCAACGTAAATCCAAGAATTATCAAAAACTATGATGGTTCACTGATTCAATTAAATGAAGAATATTCAATGTGGCCAGAAAAATACCCAGCTTTAAAACGTGTTATCGGTGAAGATATCATCGTTACAGATGGTAATACTTTACTTGGAGCAGATGATAAAGCAGGTGTTGCTGAAATCATGGAAATGGTTCACCGTTTAACTGAGAACCCAGACATTAAACATGGTGATATCTATATTTGCTTCACACCAGATGAAGAAATCGGACAAGGGGCAGATCGTTTTAATTACGATTGGTTCAAAGCTGATTTCGCCTATACTGCTGATGGTAGCGAAGTTGGTGGTATTGAATATGAAAACTTTAATGCTGCTGCAGCAAAACTTGTTTTCACAGGTAAATCAATTCACCCAGGTTCAGCTAAAAATAAATTAATCAACTCAATGCATTTAGCAATGGAGTTCCATTCAATGTTAAATCCACTACAAATTCCTGCCAACACAGAAGGTTATGAAGGTTTTAACCACTTAACTGATATTAAAGGTATTGTTGAAGAAACTGTAAGTAAATATATTATTAGAAACCATTCAATGGAATTATTTAAAAAACAACAAGAAGACTTCAAAAAGATTGCAGACTACATGAATGATAAGTATGGTTATGAAGCTGTTAAATTAACAATCAAAGAACAATACTTAAACATGTATGAAATTATTAAACAAAACATGCACATTATTGATTATGCAGTTGAAGCCACTAAGCGCGTAGGATTAAATCCACAGTTTGAAGCTATTCGTGGTGGTACAGATGGTGCAAGATTAACTTGGGGCGGACTTCCTTGTCCAAACTTAGGAACCGGTGCTTTCCACTTCCATGGTCGTTTAGAATTCGCAAGTATTAACCAAATGGAAACCGCTGTAAAAATCTATACTGAAATTGTTAAGTTAATTGCTGAATAA
- a CDS encoding ABC transporter ATP-binding protein — MKDFNESVEARKDKHLIARLLNYLKPYSGKFVVSFLLMILTTLAGMILPLISGLAIDYMADTSLELSERLKLLNIGIIGIFILIVVTITISYFQQMILQDIGQDVTHLMRTQVFEHIEQLSIGQINQLPVGKLVTRANNDPANISDMFTNTIVNLVKNIMSMLIILVIMFLINWQMALIALVSVPLIVIATLFFRKYSRKAYRKTRDNVSNVNAFLSENLSGMKITQVFNQEEKKRKEFKKINDDLRKSYLKEIIIFGVYRPVIWASAMIASILSVYFGVQAVFAGTLTIGFFFSFYIYVGQLYEPVQQIADQFNNLQSGFASAEKIFDVLDTKPDIVDSPDAIELTEFKGEIEFKDVWFSYVPDEWVLKGVSFKVLPNETVAFVGSTGSGKTTILQLIVRNYDIQKGEILIDGIDIKKIKRSSLRSFVGQMLQDVFLFSGTIKENITLGDESITDSDIKAASEYVGLDYVLNKLPDGLDHVVRERGNNFSSGERQLISFARAVVYQPSLMILDEATANIDSETEAIIQDSLNKMMNISTMLIVAHRLSTIQHSDKILVMSKGEVKEMGSHQELLKQKGIYYNLYKLQYDKQEGEINA, encoded by the coding sequence ATGAAAGATTTTAATGAATCTGTTGAAGCGAGAAAAGATAAACACTTAATCGCACGTTTACTAAACTACTTAAAGCCCTATAGTGGAAAGTTTGTTGTGTCATTCCTGTTAATGATCTTAACAACTTTAGCGGGTATGATTTTACCCTTAATCTCAGGGTTAGCAATTGATTATATGGCGGATACTTCACTTGAATTATCTGAAAGATTAAAATTATTAAATATTGGTATTATAGGTATCTTTATATTGATTGTGGTGACAATTACAATTAGTTACTTCCAACAAATGATTCTACAAGATATTGGTCAAGATGTTACACACTTGATGCGCACACAAGTGTTTGAACATATTGAACAGTTATCCATTGGACAAATTAATCAATTACCTGTTGGTAAATTGGTTACTCGAGCGAATAATGACCCAGCAAATATTTCTGATATGTTTACAAATACGATTGTTAACTTAGTCAAAAATATTATGTCAATGCTCATCATTCTTGTTATTATGTTTTTAATTAATTGGCAAATGGCTTTAATCGCTTTGGTTTCAGTGCCGCTTATTGTTATTGCAACATTATTCTTTAGAAAATATAGTAGAAAAGCCTATCGAAAAACAAGAGATAATGTAAGTAATGTGAATGCATTCTTATCAGAAAACTTAAGTGGTATGAAGATTACACAAGTCTTTAACCAAGAAGAAAAGAAGAGAAAAGAATTCAAAAAGATTAATGATGATTTAAGAAAATCATACTTAAAAGAAATTATTATCTTTGGTGTCTATCGTCCAGTGATTTGGGCAAGTGCCATGATCGCAAGTATCCTATCAGTCTATTTCGGAGTGCAGGCTGTATTTGCAGGAACATTAACAATCGGTTTCTTTTTCTCATTCTATATTTATGTTGGTCAATTATATGAACCAGTTCAACAAATTGCAGACCAATTCAACAACTTACAAAGTGGATTTGCGAGTGCAGAAAAGATCTTTGATGTACTTGATACAAAACCGGATATTGTTGATAGTCCAGATGCAATTGAACTAACTGAATTTAAAGGTGAAATTGAATTTAAAGATGTTTGGTTCAGTTATGTTCCAGATGAATGGGTGTTGAAAGGCGTTTCATTTAAAGTTTTACCAAATGAAACCGTAGCTTTTGTAGGTTCTACAGGAAGCGGGAAGACAACAATCTTACAATTAATTGTTAGAAACTATGATATCCAAAAAGGTGAAATCTTAATTGATGGTATAGATATTAAGAAAATTAAACGTAGTAGTTTAAGAAGTTTTGTTGGACAAATGTTACAAGATGTCTTCTTATTTAGTGGAACGATCAAAGAAAATATTACCTTAGGTGATGAATCTATTACAGATAGTGATATTAAAGCAGCAAGTGAGTATGTAGGTTTAGATTATGTTTTAAATAAATTGCCAGATGGATTAGATCATGTGGTAAGAGAACGTGGAAACAACTTCTCAAGTGGTGAACGTCAATTAATTTCTTTTGCAAGAGCTGTTGTTTATCAGCCAAGTTTAATGATTTTAGATGAAGCAACCGCAAACATTGATTCTGAAACAGAAGCAATTATTCAAGATTCTTTAAATAAGATGATGAACATTTCAACAATGTTAATTGTTGCGCATAGATTGTCAACAATCCAACATAGTGATAAAATACTCGTAATGAGTAAAGGCGAAGTAAAAGAAATGGGTTCTCACCAAGAATTATTAAAGCAAAAGGGAATCTACTACAATCTTTACAAATTACAATATGACAAACAGGAGGGAGAAATAAATGCTTAG
- a CDS encoding DUF2089 domain-containing protein, giving the protein MKKLNVAITTCPICQGDLHITGLACDHCHTEIKGEFSFSKFNYINKETLYFIELFIKNRGNIKAVEKEMNVSYPTVKKLLDEAVVALGYNLDDEEEKEEVVQSKEKVNNLDILEMIKNGSISVENAIEKLKKSKK; this is encoded by the coding sequence ATGAAAAAGTTAAATGTTGCGATTACAACTTGTCCAATCTGCCAAGGGGATTTACATATTACAGGATTAGCTTGTGATCATTGCCATACAGAAATTAAAGGTGAATTTAGTTTCTCTAAGTTCAACTATATCAATAAAGAAACATTATATTTTATTGAACTATTTATTAAAAATAGAGGAAATATTAAAGCTGTAGAAAAGGAAATGAATGTAAGTTACCCTACAGTTAAAAAGTTATTAGATGAAGCAGTAGTTGCTTTAGGTTATAACTTAGATGATGAAGAAGAGAAAGAAGAAGTTGTTCAATCTAAAGAAAAAGTGAATAACTTAGACATTCTAGAAATGATCAAAAATGGTAGCATCAGTGTAGAAAATGCTATCGAAAAATTGAAGAAAAGTAAAAAATAA
- a CDS encoding aldo/keto reductase — translation MYIPNKDRYQKMIYRKLGQSGLKLPVLSFGLWQNFGEHNDYEKCKEMILTAFDNGITHFDLANNYGPPPGHAETIFGKILKEELMPYRDELIISTKAGFKMLEGPYQDGGSRKYLISSLDQSLKRLGIPYVDIFYHHRFDSETSLYETMLALRDIVLSGKALYVGLSNYNSAQLREAHRILKELNVPYVITQPSYSMLNRWIEHDHLLETQYALGGGTICYSALQQGLLSNKYINDIPADSRAKNPDSLWLKEKDITETLRERLKKLDVIAKARGQSIAQLALAWAIRNPKMTSTLISTSKISQLEENLKVLDRLDFSDEELFEIENILKVT, via the coding sequence ATGTATATTCCAAATAAAGATAGATATCAAAAGATGATCTATAGAAAACTCGGTCAAAGTGGCTTAAAGTTACCTGTATTATCTTTCGGTTTATGGCAAAACTTTGGAGAGCATAATGATTATGAAAAATGTAAAGAAATGATTCTTACTGCATTTGACAATGGTATTACGCACTTTGATTTAGCAAATAATTACGGCCCACCACCAGGTCATGCTGAAACCATCTTCGGCAAAATTCTAAAAGAGGAGTTAATGCCTTATCGTGATGAGTTAATCATTTCAACTAAAGCTGGATTTAAAATGCTTGAAGGACCTTATCAAGATGGCGGTTCAAGAAAATATTTAATTTCTTCTTTAGACCAGTCATTAAAACGCTTAGGTATTCCTTATGTTGACATCTTCTATCATCACCGTTTTGATAGTGAAACAAGTCTTTATGAAACAATGCTTGCTTTAAGAGATATCGTATTAAGCGGTAAAGCCTTATATGTTGGTTTATCTAACTATAATAGCGCACAATTAAGAGAGGCTCATAGAATTTTAAAAGAATTAAATGTTCCTTATGTGATTACACAACCAAGTTATTCCATGCTAAATCGTTGGATTGAACATGATCATCTACTTGAAACACAATATGCATTAGGTGGAGGAACTATTTGTTATTCCGCATTACAACAAGGTCTTTTATCTAATAAATATATTAATGATATTCCAGCAGATTCAAGAGCGAAAAATCCAGATTCATTATGGTTAAAAGAAAAAGATATCACAGAAACTTTACGTGAACGTCTAAAAAAATTAGATGTGATTGCCAAGGCACGTGGACAATCAATTGCTCAATTAGCTTTAGCTTGGGCAATTAGAAATCCAAAAATGACCTCTACTTTAATTTCAACTTCCAAAATTTCTCAATTAGAGGAAAACTTAAAGGTATTAGACCGCTTAGATTTTTCTGATGAGGAATTATTTGAAATAGAAAACATTTTAAAAGTTACGTAA
- a CDS encoding DUF1538 domain-containing protein → MLKMLKGLLVKLKESAVAVIPMTVIVILMSYIIGLDGKLIFNFLLGALMLIIGLSIFSLGAETSMMTIASEIGGFLVRKKKLALLIGVIFTVGFLITVAEPALWVLGDQFSSVVNPLILVFTVSIGTGIFVVLAILRIVFQFSLRTLVIIGYSLVFVVAGIVSIFNPSFIPVAFDSGGVTTGPMAVPFIMALGLGLSQARGDKDAETDSFGLIGVASVGPIISVLVLGLFFSPQTPTMDLDSTFIDYFHVNLIQMLIAILPFMFFFLLFQFTVFKFSKEKVASILVAFGYVYIGLVIFLTGANAGLVNLAYQLGNFFATRSYAWIIIPIGMLFGYISIAAEPSVMVLNKLVEDVSAGTVTKKMMLVSLSIGVSISIGLANLRVLTGISIWWIILPTYIVIMLLTFITPKTFYAIAFDSGGAVSGALTSAFLMPFTFGAGMGIDPTGSSILTDAFGLVAFVAMTPLLTIQLLGLMSRVKEYRATSRIKIPDTVIHLEEDTK, encoded by the coding sequence ATGCTAAAAATGCTTAAAGGCTTATTAGTCAAACTAAAAGAATCAGCAGTAGCAGTCATTCCAATGACAGTCATAGTTATTTTAATGAGTTATATAATTGGACTAGATGGCAAACTGATTTTTAATTTCTTGCTGGGTGCATTGATGCTTATTATTGGTCTTTCAATTTTCTCATTAGGGGCTGAAACTTCAATGATGACCATTGCATCTGAAATTGGTGGATTCTTAGTAAGAAAAAAGAAATTAGCACTTTTAATAGGTGTTATTTTTACAGTTGGATTTTTAATAACTGTAGCAGAACCAGCATTATGGGTTTTAGGAGATCAATTTTCAAGTGTTGTTAATCCTTTAATTTTAGTATTTACTGTATCAATTGGTACAGGTATATTTGTTGTTTTAGCAATTTTGCGTATTGTATTCCAGTTTTCTTTAAGAACTTTAGTGATTATAGGTTATAGTTTAGTATTTGTGGTTGCCGGTATTGTTTCAATTTTTAACCCCTCATTTATTCCAGTAGCATTTGACTCGGGAGGGGTTACAACTGGACCGATGGCAGTACCATTTATTATGGCTCTAGGATTAGGTTTAAGCCAGGCACGTGGGGATAAAGATGCAGAGACAGATTCGTTTGGATTAATTGGAGTAGCGAGTGTTGGACCAATTATTTCAGTTTTAGTTTTAGGTTTATTTTTCTCGCCTCAAACACCAACGATGGATTTAGATTCAACATTTATTGATTACTTCCATGTAAATTTAATTCAAATGTTAATTGCCATTTTACCATTTATGTTTTTCTTTTTATTATTCCAATTTACAGTCTTTAAGTTTAGTAAAGAAAAAGTTGCTTCAATTTTAGTAGCATTTGGTTATGTTTACATTGGATTAGTTATATTCTTAACTGGCGCTAATGCAGGATTAGTTAACCTTGCATATCAATTAGGTAATTTCTTTGCCACAAGGAGTTATGCTTGGATTATAATTCCAATAGGTATGTTATTTGGATATATTTCTATTGCTGCTGAACCATCAGTTATGGTTTTAAATAAATTAGTTGAAGATGTATCAGCAGGTACTGTTACAAAGAAGATGATGTTAGTCTCATTATCTATTGGGGTATCTATTTCAATTGGTTTAGCTAACTTAAGAGTTTTAACAGGCATTAGTATTTGGTGGATAATTTTACCAACCTACATTGTGATTATGCTACTAACATTTATTACACCCAAGACATTCTATGCAATCGCATTTGACTCGGGAGGAGCTGTTTCTGGGGCATTAACCTCAGCATTCTTAATGCCATTTACATTCGGTGCTGGTATGGGGATTGATCCAACTGGAAGTAGTATTTTAACTGATGCATTTGGATTGGTTGCATTTGTTGCCATGACACCATTATTAACAATTCAATTACTTGGATTAATGTCTAGAGTTAAAGAATATAGAGCAACATCTAGAATTAAAATTCCAGATACTGTTATCCATTTAGAGGAGGATACAAAATGA
- a CDS encoding SHOCT-like domain-containing protein, with the protein MENLKEERIKILELLKDGTITPEQASSLLEALGQPKEVEVKKEKKAPFRMLRIKIDGADGEKVRVNIPIEFAKLLKNGKFGSVDFDDLNIDIDSVLEMIAEGASGDLVNIEDEDGTTVSIVVE; encoded by the coding sequence ATGGAAAACTTAAAAGAAGAAAGAATTAAAATTTTAGAATTACTAAAAGATGGTACAATAACACCTGAACAAGCATCTAGCTTGTTAGAAGCTTTGGGACAACCAAAAGAAGTCGAAGTGAAGAAAGAAAAGAAAGCACCATTTAGAATGCTACGCATTAAAATTGATGGAGCAGATGGCGAAAAGGTTAGAGTAAATATCCCAATTGAATTTGCTAAGCTACTTAAAAACGGTAAGTTTGGTAGTGTTGACTTTGACGATTTAAATATTGATATTGATTCTGTCTTAGAAATGATTGCTGAAGGTGCTTCAGGTGATTTAGTAAACATTGAAGATGAGGATGGAACAACAGTTAGTATTGTAGTTGAATAA
- a CDS encoding TldD/PmbA family protein — protein sequence MFAKWIELGLKKGFSDIEIYSVRNKSLSIEVYQGKVESLTNSDVTSVKIKGIYDEKLVSASTENLTDESIERLFNRLILNAKALTVKEPAIIFEGSPEYAVVKENDFDFDSIPVEDKVKYLVDFEKAVLACEYVKQVEAASYSESFGETRIVNSKGLNLAKKHNFAYSMAYGIFEKDGDIKTGYEIKLAKSFDEFDAQKDAEATIANGMSKLGGQPLKTGKYPTVFSPKRFGDMLQVFSGLFSGEAAYRQTTALKDKVGEKIAADIFNLWDDGLNENAPFQNAFDDEGVATKVRKVIDGGVFTGFMHNLKTASIFKEEPTGNGFSSGIGAAGLYLEPGEQSFDEMISSIESGFYVTDLVGLHAGVNSTSGDFSLQAGGVYIKNGKLDHAVKMVVLSGNWFELLKNVKGVASDIKFDISGVGSPSVYVGDLTISGEENK from the coding sequence ATGTTTGCTAAATGGATAGAATTAGGACTTAAAAAAGGATTTAGCGATATTGAAATCTATTCAGTTCGTAACAAATCATTATCAATTGAAGTTTATCAAGGAAAAGTTGAATCATTAACAAATTCAGATGTAACTTCAGTAAAAATCAAAGGTATTTATGATGAAAAATTAGTTTCAGCTTCAACTGAAAACTTAACTGATGAATCAATTGAAAGATTATTTAACCGATTAATTTTAAATGCAAAAGCATTAACAGTTAAAGAACCAGCAATTATTTTTGAAGGTTCACCTGAATATGCAGTTGTTAAAGAAAACGATTTTGATTTTGACAGCATTCCTGTTGAAGACAAAGTTAAATACTTAGTTGACTTTGAAAAAGCTGTACTAGCTTGTGAATATGTAAAACAAGTTGAAGCAGCATCTTATTCTGAAAGTTTTGGGGAAACAAGAATTGTAAACTCTAAGGGGTTAAATCTTGCTAAGAAACATAACTTTGCATACTCAATGGCTTATGGTATCTTTGAAAAAGATGGTGACATCAAGACAGGATATGAAATTAAGTTAGCGAAAAGCTTTGATGAGTTTGATGCCCAAAAAGATGCGGAAGCAACAATTGCAAACGGTATGTCTAAATTAGGTGGTCAACCACTTAAAACTGGTAAATACCCAACAGTATTCTCACCTAAACGCTTTGGCGATATGTTACAAGTATTCTCAGGATTATTCTCTGGTGAAGCAGCATATAGACAAACAACTGCATTAAAAGATAAAGTTGGAGAAAAAATTGCTGCAGACATCTTTAATCTATGGGATGATGGATTAAATGAAAATGCTCCATTCCAAAATGCCTTTGATGATGAAGGGGTTGCAACTAAAGTTCGTAAAGTTATTGATGGTGGTGTCTTTACTGGATTTATGCATAATTTAAAAACTGCATCAATCTTTAAAGAAGAACCAACTGGTAATGGATTCTCAAGCGGTATCGGAGCTGCTGGATTATACTTAGAACCAGGAGAACAATCATTTGATGAAATGATTTCTTCAATCGAATCAGGATTCTATGTTACTGACCTTGTTGGTTTACACGCTGGTGTAAACTCAACATCAGGTGATTTCTCGCTTCAAGCCGGAGGGGTTTACATTAAAAATGGTAAACTTGATCATGCCGTGAAGATGGTTGTCTTAAGTGGTAACTGGTTTGAATTATTAAAGAATGTTAAAGGGGTTGCATCAGATATTAAATTTGATATCTCTGGTGTCGGTTCTCCATCAGTTTATGTAGGAGACTTAACAATCTCAGGAGAAGAAAACAAATAA
- a CDS encoding TldD/PmbA family protein, producing MLSKQELQSLLQLGLETGADFSEIFIEDTVSGNIRVMNGEVISASNGNVHGVGVRLLKGIDEVYGYSNEVTYASIEKLMLNLRGSFTGEKGVAKPLGDAKPYVNNIKIRHEDVTPAEKSAKLIELSNLIKSHDSKIVQAMTSLVEWNQKVLITNSNGLYQDDERTYSRVILYAVAQDGELMQEAYEGPGRNMGFEIFDELDLKALANEVAESVMTLLYADNMEPQELPVVIHNGFGGVIFHEAVGHPLETSAVSKGLSPFAGKLGQKVASDVVTAYDDGDEENQWGRSTYDDEGNKTQKNLLIENGILKGYLSDVRNGKRMGYSSTGSGRRQSYKFAPTARMNTTYIANGKDNWEDIIKDTKYGLFAKKLGGGTVNPATGEYNFAVMEGYMIEDGKITKPVRGAMLIGHGAETIMKIDRVANNKSYGQGMCGAGSGSIPTDVGQPTIRVTSMLVGGQGGKR from the coding sequence ATGCTTAGCAAACAAGAACTACAAAGTTTATTACAACTAGGCTTAGAAACTGGCGCAGATTTTTCTGAAATCTTTATCGAAGATACAGTATCAGGGAATATCCGCGTCATGAACGGCGAAGTAATTAGTGCATCAAACGGTAATGTACATGGTGTCGGCGTTAGATTATTAAAGGGTATTGATGAGGTGTATGGTTATTCTAATGAAGTAACTTATGCATCAATTGAAAAATTAATGCTTAACTTAAGAGGATCATTTACAGGAGAAAAAGGTGTAGCAAAACCATTAGGTGATGCAAAACCTTATGTAAATAACATTAAAATTCGTCATGAGGATGTTACTCCAGCAGAAAAGAGTGCAAAATTAATTGAGTTATCAAACTTAATTAAGAGTCATGATTCAAAAATCGTACAAGCGATGACTTCACTTGTTGAATGGAATCAAAAGGTTTTAATCACTAACTCAAATGGTTTATACCAAGATGATGAAAGAACTTATTCAAGAGTCATTCTTTATGCAGTTGCTCAAGATGGAGAATTAATGCAAGAAGCTTATGAAGGTCCAGGACGTAACATGGGCTTTGAAATCTTTGATGAATTAGATTTAAAAGCATTAGCTAATGAAGTTGCAGAAAGCGTAATGACACTACTATATGCAGATAATATGGAACCACAAGAATTACCTGTTGTAATTCATAACGGATTTGGTGGCGTTATCTTCCACGAAGCAGTTGGACACCCACTTGAAACATCAGCTGTTTCAAAAGGTTTAAGCCCATTTGCTGGTAAACTTGGTCAAAAAGTTGCATCGGATGTTGTTACAGCATATGATGACGGTGATGAAGAAAACCAATGGGGACGCTCAACTTATGATGATGAAGGTAATAAGACACAAAAGAACTTATTAATCGAAAATGGTATTTTAAAAGGTTACTTATCAGATGTTAGAAATGGTAAACGTATGGGGTATTCTTCAACTGGATCTGGCCGTCGTCAGAGCTATAAATTTGCACCAACAGCACGTATGAATACAACATATATTGCTAATGGAAAAGACAACTGGGAAGATATCATTAAAGATACTAAATACGGTCTATTTGCTAAAAAACTTGGTGGTGGAACAGTAAATCCAGCAACAGGTGAATATAACTTTGCAGTTATGGAAGGTTATATGATTGAAGATGGTAAAATTACAAAACCAGTTCGTGGTGCAATGTTAATTGGTCACGGTGCTGAAACTATCATGAAGATTGATAGAGTGGCAAACAACAAATCATATGGACAAGGTATGTGTGGTGCTGGTAGTGGATCAATTCCAACAGATGTAGGACAACCTACAATCCGTGTTACAAGTATGCTTGTTGGTGGTCAAGGAGGTAAGCGCTAA